The genomic segment ATCCATCATCAGCGGTATTCCACCCCGTGAACGAATACCCCGCCCGGGTGAACGTGTTCGCATCCAACGGTGTGGCCACATTCGCCACCTGGTTGGCCATCGACCCCGAGCCACCATTGTTGTCAAAGGTCACCGTGTACGTCGGTGACTGCGCCAGCAATCGAGCCACATGGTTCGTCGCGGAATCGCCGCCTGCGTTGGTGAAAGCACCGCCGATCAGATACTTACCCGCGTTAGGCCCCTCCGCGAGCTCAGTCACCGAAATCACAGAGCTGCTGAGTGTCAGGGGGGTGAAAGAGGTGTCCCGGGTCCCATCAGCATTCAACCGAGCCACATAATCCGTCGCGGCATCACCTCCGGCATCAGTGAAGAACCCACCGACCAAAAACTTGCCTGCCTCGGCCCCCACCGTCAGCCCCGTCACCGAATACACGGGGTCGCTGAGTGAGAGGGGGGTGAAGGAGGTATCCCGGGTCCCGTCAGCGTTCAACCGAGCCACATAGTCCGTCGCGGCATCGCCACCTGCATCAGTGAAGGGCCCGCCGACCAGATACTTACCCGCATCCGCCCCCACCGACAGCTCCGTCACCGACCTCACATTGTTGTTGAGTGTCAGGGGGGTGAAGGAGGTGTCCCGGGTCCCATCAGCGTTCAACCGAGCCGCAAAGTCCGTCGCGGCATCACCACCTGCATCAGTGAACAACCCACCGACCAGATACTTACCCGCATCCGCCCCCACCGTCAGCCCCGTCACCGAAAACACGAAGCCGTTCAGGGTCAAGGGGGTGAAGGAGGTATCCCGGGTCCCGTCAGCGTCCAGCCGAGCCACGTAATCAGTCGCGGCATCACCACCGGCATCAGCGAACTGCCCACCGATCAGATACTGACCCGCATCCACCTCCGCCACCGAATACACAGCGCTGTCGAGGGTCAAGGGGGTGAAGGAGGTGTCCCGGGTCCCATCAGCGTTCAACCGAGCCACATAATCCGTCGTGGCATCACCACCGGCATCAGTGAAGAACCCCCCGATCAGATACTTACCCGCATTCGGCGCCACCGTTAACTCCGTCACCGACTCCACGGTGCCGTTGAGGGTCAAGGGGGCGAAGGAGGTGTCCCGGGTCCCATCAGCATTCAACCGAGCCACATAATCCGTCGCGGCATCACCACCGGCATCAGTGAAGAACCCCCCGATCAGAGACTTACCCGCATTCGGCGCCACCGTTAACTCCGTCACCGAAGACACAAAGCTGTTGAGGGTGAGCGGGGTGAAGGAAGGGTCACGGTCGCCGGAAGCCGCTGAGGCCGGCGATACGCTGACCGCGATCAAGGTCGCGGCCGCAACCAGGACTGCCGTCACAAGCGCACCTAGCCGACGCCACAACGAAAATTGAGCCTTCAACATCTCCCCCGCCAACGGAACCAGCAAATGCCTCGCCGTTCATAACTAGCACACGCGAACACCACGTTGCCGGTTTGCGAAACGAGACTCACCAGACTGGTCCGGGCCAACGCACCGCCGTGACTTCACCCAAGGAAGGGCACGACTGGGCCCCACGTGCCTAGGTTCTGAAGCGCCGCGCGTGCCACAGGTCAAACGCCAGCAGTTGGGCGCCCTGGACGATGACAGACAGGCCATGTCCGCGAGCCGCTTGCGGACTCACTCGCCCGCCGAAGGTGCTCCCGTAATACGCCACGTGTGCGCCACCGGCGATGTAGACAACGTCGAGCCCCGCGTTGAACAGCAGCACCCTACGGATCCGGTTCGCCTCACCTGCTGGTCGCATCAGCGAAACCCCGGCGATCCCGAGGTCAACCAGCCCCCACATCGTCGCCTGCTGCCCGAACGCTCGGACACCGTCGCCACGGCCAAACCTCCACAGCCCAAAACCTACAATCGCGTTCCCGGCGCCGAGTCCCGCGAGCCTGACCCCGAGTGTTCGCCCATTCATCTGCCCAGTATTGCCCGACGCTTCGTCCGGTCCCGCATCATCAGCCACGAACGTCGGGCACGCCCCATCGGTCGACCCGGGTCAACGACGCGCCACCAAGTGCCATACTCCCCCCGTGCATCTCAACTGGGAGCGACTGCAAGCCCAGGCCGACAGCGGCCCCACGGCCTGGCCGTTCATTGCTGGAGCGATTCTGTTCGCGCTCGCCCTGGTGTGGGTCGTCATCAAGGCCCAAGCGCGACATGGACGCCTCATCGGCACGCGAGACAAGCTTCAGCCACAGATCAGCGCCCTTCATGCCTACGTCATGACAGCGCCCGCGACCTTCGTCTACATAGCGATCTTCAGCGCGACTTCAGGTATCCAAAAGGGTTCGCCGGAAAAGGCCCTTCAGGCGATCACCGTCGCCAACTCGACGAACATCGTCGAGATCCTCACCAACCCGTTCCGCGTCTTGATCTCGTCGGCGCTACTGGTGGCGGACAACGGATACTTGTGGATCGGCTACGTCGTGGTGTTCGTACTGATCGCCGCGCGCCTTGAGCAACGACTCGGCAGCGCGCGCTGGTTGGTGGTCGCGGTGATGTCGCACGTCGTCGGCACACTGCTGACAGTGACGATCGAGACTCTGCTCGTCCACTTCGCGCTACTGCCCAAGTCAACGGTCGTCACCGCCGATGTCGGTGTCTCCTACATCATGGTCGGCACCTGCGGTGCCTACCTGTGGCTGATCAGCAAGCGCTGGCGCATTCCGTACTTCGTCGCTGTTGGGGCAGGAATCCTTGGTCCGCTGATCTTCAGTCACCAGATCTGGGATCTGGGGCACTTCTTGGCGACCATTATTGGCGTGCTGACGGGCTGGTGGATGATTCGAATAGCGCCGCTGCATCCGCGACTGACCTGGAAGCGAATGGCTGGTGGCGAGCAACGGGTTGAACTGATTCGACCTTGACTCAATCACGCGAGGGCACATACTCAGTCCATGGACGAGACCTTGGAACTGTTCACCGCTGACCCTGGGACGGTGCTGGCTATCGTCGCCCATCCCGACGACTTGGAGTATGGCGCAGCTGCAGCCGTTTCGAAATGGACCAGTGAAGGCCACCGCGTCGTCTACTTGCTGGTCACCAAGGGCGAGGCAGGGATCGACTCGATGGAGCCCGCGCAATCAGGCCCTATCCGTGAGGCCGAACAGCGGGCGAGTGCTGCGATCGTCGGGGTCGACGACGTTGAGTTCCTCGACTACCAGGACGGGGTAATCGACTACGGGCTCGGCCTTCGTCGGGATCTGGCAGCCGCGATCCGGCGACATCGACCGGACACCCTGTTGCTGTTCAACCATCGCGAGTCGTGGGGTTTCCCCGGCAGCCGCAACAGCCCCGACCACCGAAATGTAGGTGAGGCAGCCCTCGACGCATCCGGCGACGCCGGCAACCGCTGGGTGTTCCCGGAATTGGCGTTGCCGGCTCACGGCATCAAACGATCGCTCGTGGCAGGTTCGCCAGCGGCGACTCACGCCGTTGCCGTCACCGGCCACTTGGACAAGGCCGTCGAATCGCTGAGTGCCCACGCCGCCTACCTGGAGGGACTTGGGGACCACCCGATGGCCGACCCGGAGTTTGTCCGTGGCTACCTCGAGCAGGCCGGTGCCCGAGCTGGCGTTGCCGCTGCGGTGCCAGTCGAGGTCTTCGGCTAGGCGCACGGCAATGGAGCGGCTGACAGACCAGCAAGCCCGGGACCTTCGCATGAACGCCCTCCTACTTGGTCACCCAACATCAGCGGCGTCGGGTTCGCACCGGCGCAACACAGCGGGCCAGGCGATGACCACACCCGGGCAGGTCGTTGAATGGTTCGGCGCCATGCAGGCGCAGGACGTGGCCTCGGGTCACTGGTCATTCGGTGTCCGACTGTCCGGCACGACCAATGCCGATATCGACCGTGCCACCGCCAACCGCGAGATTGTCCGGACGTGGCCCATGAGGGGAACCATCCACTTTGTTCCTCCCAAAGACGCCAAATGGATGCTTGAGTTGACCGGGGCGATCGCCTTGAAGGGCGCGGCCAAGCGACGTGCATTTCTGGGACTCACGGAGGCCAACGTCGAGCTGGCGGCCACAGTCCTGGCCGATGCGCTGGCCGGTGCGGATCTGCTCACCCGGTCCCAATGCGTCGACGTCCTGGCAGCGGCAGGCCTGAACACCGCAGGCCAACACGGCTACCACTATCTCTGGTACGTCTCCCAGATCGGCGTCACTGTGATTGGCCCGCAAGTGGGCAAGGAACAGACGTTCACACTGCTGTCGAAGGTCGCCCCGAAACCCACCACCCCCACTCGTGACGAGGCACTCGCACTGCTCGCCCGGCGCTACTTCCGCAGCCATGGTCCCGCGACCAGAAAGGACTTCACGGGTTGGACGTCTCTGCCCGCCACTGACGCAAAGGCCGCCATTGCGAGCCTCGGCGACGAGTTGACCGAAGTTCAGGTCAACACCGAGACGATGTACTGCCCGACCGACCTGCTGGCCACCGCCCCTGTCGGCGAGGACGGGTCTGCCGCCGGTTCAGCCACCGCTGCCAAGCACACTCCACCGCGCGTGCTGCCGGGGTTCGACGAGTATCTGCTCGGCTACAAGAACCGAACCCTGATGGCAGATCCGGCGACGATGGCTGCGGTCATCCCCGGCGGTAACGGCATGTTCCGCA from the Candidatus Nanopelagicales bacterium genome contains:
- a CDS encoding InlB B-repeat-containing protein, whose translation is MTAVLVAAATLIAVSVSPASAASGDRDPSFTPLTLNSFVSSVTELTVAPNAGKSLIGGFFTDAGGDAATDYVARLNADGTRDTSFAPLTLNGTVESVTELTVAPNAGKYLIGGFFTDAGGDATTDYVARLNADGTRDTSFTPLTLDSAVYSVAEVDAGQYLIGGQFADAGGDAATDYVARLDADGTRDTSFTPLTLNGFVFSVTGLTVGADAGKYLVGGLFTDAGGDAATDFAARLNADGTRDTSFTPLTLNNNVRSVTELSVGADAGKYLVGGPFTDAGGDAATDYVARLNADGTRDTSFTPLSLSDPVYSVTGLTVGAEAGKFLVGGFFTDAGGDAATDYVARLNADGTRDTSFTPLTLSSSVISVTELAEGPNAGKYLIGGAFTNAGGDSATNHVARLLAQSPTYTVTFDNNGGSGSMANQVANVATPLDANTFTRAGYSFTGWNTADDG
- a CDS encoding PIG-L family deacetylase: MDETLELFTADPGTVLAIVAHPDDLEYGAAAAVSKWTSEGHRVVYLLVTKGEAGIDSMEPAQSGPIREAEQRASAAIVGVDDVEFLDYQDGVIDYGLGLRRDLAAAIRRHRPDTLLLFNHRESWGFPGSRNSPDHRNVGEAALDASGDAGNRWVFPELALPAHGIKRSLVAGSPAATHAVAVTGHLDKAVESLSAHAAYLEGLGDHPMADPEFVRGYLEQAGARAGVAAAVPVEVFG
- a CDS encoding AlkZ family DNA glycosylase, which encodes MERLTDQQARDLRMNALLLGHPTSAASGSHRRNTAGQAMTTPGQVVEWFGAMQAQDVASGHWSFGVRLSGTTNADIDRATANREIVRTWPMRGTIHFVPPKDAKWMLELTGAIALKGAAKRRAFLGLTEANVELAATVLADALAGADLLTRSQCVDVLAAAGLNTAGQHGYHYLWYVSQIGVTVIGPQVGKEQTFTLLSKVAPKPTTPTRDEALALLARRYFRSHGPATRKDFTGWTSLPATDAKAAIASLGDELTEVQVNTETMYCPTDLLATAPVGEDGSAAGSATAAKHTPPRVLPGFDEYLLGYKNRTLMADPATMAAVIPGGNGMFRSTVVIDGQVRATWKRTMRSKRIDITVEPLAGWRPSKVVKMSVDNQFAAFGDFLELPVEVAYS